The Oscillospiraceae bacterium genome contains a region encoding:
- a CDS encoding formate--tetrahydrofolate ligase, which yields MKTDIQIAQEASLKPIAEIAAQLGLAEDEISLYGRYKAKIDHRLAKRSAGQGKLILVTAISPTPAGEGKTTVSTGLADALNALGKKTMLCLREPSLGPVFGIKGGAAGGGYAQVVPMEDINLHFTGDLHAIGAANNLLAALVDNSIYQGNPLNIDPRRVTWKRCVDMNDRQLRFVTDGLGGKVNGTPREDGFDITVASEVMAIFCLATDLADLKARLSRIVVAYTYAGEPVTAGQLGAAGAMTALLKDAFDPNLVQTLENNPAIIHGGPFANIAHGCNSVMATKLSLSLADYVVTEAGFGADLGAEKFLDIKCRKAGLSPSAVVVVATVRALKHHGGCPKDQLGVPSVEYLKEGAGNLRRHVENMQNYGLPVCVAINAFPTDTPEEHECLREICADLGVPCALTEVFAKGGQGGLALARAVLSVLQPGAQVNFAYPDDAPLKAKVEAVCKKVYRAAGVTFSAPAQKALAEIEAMGYGGLPVCIAKTQYSFSDDPKLLAAPEGFTMTVRDVRLSAGAGFVVVIMGSIMTMPGLPKKPAAESIDVDETGRITGLF from the coding sequence ATGAAAACGGATATCCAGATCGCACAGGAAGCCTCGCTCAAGCCCATTGCTGAAATCGCGGCCCAGCTGGGCCTCGCGGAGGATGAAATCAGCCTGTACGGCCGCTACAAGGCCAAGATCGACCACCGGCTGGCAAAACGCTCGGCCGGGCAGGGCAAGCTGATCCTGGTCACCGCCATCAGCCCCACCCCGGCGGGCGAGGGCAAGACCACCGTCAGCACCGGCCTTGCCGACGCGCTGAACGCCCTGGGCAAAAAAACCATGCTCTGCCTGCGGGAGCCGAGCCTTGGCCCCGTATTCGGCATCAAGGGCGGCGCCGCGGGCGGCGGCTATGCCCAGGTGGTCCCCATGGAAGACATCAACCTCCACTTCACCGGCGATCTGCACGCCATCGGCGCGGCCAACAACCTGCTGGCCGCCCTGGTGGACAACAGCATCTACCAGGGCAACCCGTTGAACATCGACCCCCGCCGGGTCACCTGGAAGCGCTGTGTGGACATGAACGACCGCCAGCTCCGCTTTGTGACCGACGGCCTGGGCGGCAAGGTGAACGGCACCCCCCGCGAAGACGGCTTCGACATTACCGTGGCCAGCGAGGTCATGGCTATCTTCTGCCTTGCCACCGACCTTGCCGACCTGAAAGCCCGCCTCTCCCGCATCGTGGTGGCCTACACCTACGCAGGCGAGCCGGTCACCGCCGGGCAGCTTGGCGCGGCCGGCGCCATGACCGCCCTGCTCAAGGATGCGTTCGATCCCAACCTGGTGCAGACGCTGGAAAACAACCCCGCCATCATCCACGGCGGCCCCTTTGCCAACATCGCCCACGGCTGCAACAGCGTCATGGCCACCAAGCTGAGCCTTTCCCTGGCGGATTACGTGGTCACCGAGGCGGGCTTCGGCGCGGACCTCGGCGCCGAAAAATTCCTCGACATCAAGTGCCGCAAGGCGGGCCTTTCCCCCAGCGCCGTGGTGGTGGTAGCCACCGTGCGGGCGCTCAAGCATCACGGCGGCTGCCCCAAGGACCAGCTGGGCGTTCCCAGCGTGGAGTACTTAAAAGAGGGCGCGGGCAACCTGCGCCGCCACGTGGAGAACATGCAGAACTACGGCCTGCCCGTGTGCGTGGCCATCAACGCCTTCCCCACCGATACCCCCGAAGAACACGAGTGCCTGCGCGAAATCTGCGCCGATCTGGGCGTTCCCTGCGCCCTCACCGAGGTGTTCGCCAAGGGCGGCCAGGGCGGCCTTGCCCTGGCCCGGGCGGTACTCAGCGTGCTGCAGCCCGGCGCCCAGGTAAATTTTGCTTACCCGGACGATGCGCCCTTAAAGGCCAAGGTGGAAGCGGTGTGCAAAAAGGTCTACCGCGCGGCGGGCGTGACCTTCAGCGCCCCCGCCCAAAAGGCCCTGGCCGAGATCGAGGCCATGGGCTACGGCGGGCTGCCGGTGTGCATCGCCAAGACCCAGTATTCCTTCAGCGACGACCCCAAGCTGCTGGCCGCGCCCGAGGGCTTTACCATGACCGTGCGGGACGTCCGCCTCTCGGCGGGCGCGGGCTTTGTGGTGGTCATCATGGGCAGCATCATGACCATGCCCGGCCTGCCCAAAAAGCCGGCGGCCGAATCCATTGATGTGGACGAAACCGGCCGCATCACCGGCCTGTTCTGA
- the iscS gene encoding class V aminotransferase, with protein sequence MRQNESLHYLDNAATTLVAPQVADAIYKTMTEHWGNPSSLYGPGQASRRLLDRARAAVAATLGAGAGEVFFTGCGSESNNIAILGAVEPRSAWGKKIVVSGFEHPSVALPMQRLAEKGFEVAFIAPGPDGSLDGEAFLAAVDRHTILAAFMQVNNETGAQVDAAALAQRIKAKNPRTAVHVDGVQAWMRVPVSLAGIDSYTVSGHKIHAPKGVGALYLRRGHNIQPPYLGGGQEKGVGGGQELGVRPGTENLPYAVGLATAASLMHENAARRTPHVAALNARLRAGLERLPEITLNSPADAVNEVLNLSTNCVRSETMLHFLETKGVYVSSGSACSRGAASHTLGAMGLPPRAIDTALRVSFCGDNTEADVDALLAGLEEGLATLARLQ encoded by the coding sequence ATGCGACAGAACGAGAGCCTGCACTATCTCGACAACGCGGCCACCACACTTGTGGCGCCGCAGGTGGCCGACGCCATTTACAAAACCATGACCGAGCACTGGGGCAACCCCTCGAGCCTGTACGGCCCGGGGCAGGCCAGCCGCCGCCTGCTGGACCGGGCGAGGGCGGCGGTGGCCGCCACCCTGGGGGCCGGGGCGGGCGAGGTGTTTTTTACCGGCTGCGGCTCTGAGAGCAACAACATTGCCATTCTGGGGGCGGTGGAGCCCCGCAGCGCCTGGGGCAAAAAGATCGTGGTGAGCGGGTTCGAGCACCCCAGCGTTGCGCTGCCCATGCAGCGGCTGGCGGAAAAGGGCTTTGAGGTGGCGTTCATCGCCCCCGGGCCGGACGGCAGCCTGGATGGGGAGGCCTTTTTGGCCGCGGTGGACCGGCACACCATTCTGGCGGCCTTTATGCAGGTGAACAACGAGACCGGCGCGCAGGTGGACGCCGCGGCCCTGGCCCAAAGGATCAAGGCGAAAAACCCCCGCACCGCAGTGCATGTGGACGGGGTGCAGGCCTGGATGCGGGTGCCGGTGAGCCTTGCGGGCATCGACAGCTACACCGTGAGCGGGCACAAGATCCACGCGCCCAAGGGCGTGGGGGCGCTGTACCTGCGGCGGGGGCACAACATCCAGCCGCCCTACCTTGGCGGGGGCCAGGAGAAGGGCGTGGGCGGCGGGCAGGAGCTGGGGGTGCGCCCCGGCACCGAAAACCTGCCCTACGCGGTGGGGCTTGCCACGGCGGCCAGCCTGATGCACGAAAACGCCGCCCGGCGCACGCCCCATGTGGCGGCGCTGAACGCCCGGCTGCGGGCGGGCCTGGAAAGGCTGCCCGAAATCACCCTGAACAGCCCCGCCGACGCGGTGAACGAGGTGCTGAACCTGAGCACGAACTGCGTCAGGAGCGAAACCATGCTGCACTTTTTGGAAACCAAGGGCGTGTATGTGTCCAGCGGGTCGGCCTGTTCACGCGGGGCGGCCAGCCACACGCTGGGCGCCATGGGCCTGCCGCCGCGCGCCATTGACACCGCGCTGCGGGTGAGCTTTTGCGGCGACAACACCGAGGCGGACGTGGACGCTTTGCTGGCCGGCCTGGAAGAAGGCCTTGCCACCCTGGCGCGCCTCCAGTAA
- the thiI gene encoding putative tRNA sulfurtransferase: MKEIILCYQGEMALKGLNRATFEAVLSKALRYRVRELGRFQVYKAQSTMYVEPRDQEAEANVGEAYERVRKVFGLAALSRAAVCEKNFEAIQAAAEEYLGGALQKARTFKVEAKRSDKSFPMKSPELCRELGGFLLAKHPHLRVDVKHPELTVMVEVRDYGAYIHGPKTPGAGGLPVGTSGRAINMLSGGIDSPVAAWFMARRGLALHHIHFASPPYTSEAAKQKVADLARIVSGYTGNCVLYVVPYTKPQEYIRDNAPDVLFTVLMRRSMMRIANRVAKEIDAKALVTGESLAQVASQTLMALACTDAAQDLPILRPLIGLDKTEIVEAARRIGTFETSILPYEDCCTIFTPPHPKTKPTLAEIEAAEAAMPGLAGLEETAAREVERIRIEMEPPRRGGALFEL, translated from the coding sequence ATGAAAGAGATCATTCTGTGCTACCAGGGCGAGATGGCCCTGAAGGGCCTGAACAGGGCCACCTTTGAGGCTGTTCTCAGCAAGGCGCTGCGCTACCGGGTGCGGGAGCTGGGCAGGTTCCAGGTGTACAAGGCCCAGAGCACCATGTACGTGGAACCGCGGGACCAGGAGGCCGAGGCCAATGTGGGCGAGGCGTACGAGCGGGTGCGCAAGGTGTTCGGCCTGGCGGCCCTGAGCCGCGCCGCCGTGTGCGAAAAAAACTTTGAGGCCATTCAGGCCGCCGCCGAGGAGTACCTGGGCGGGGCGCTGCAAAAGGCCAGGACCTTTAAGGTGGAGGCCAAGCGCTCGGACAAATCCTTCCCCATGAAAAGCCCGGAGCTGTGCCGGGAGTTGGGGGGCTTTTTGCTGGCGAAGCACCCGCACCTGCGGGTGGACGTGAAGCACCCGGAGCTCACCGTGATGGTGGAGGTGCGGGATTACGGCGCCTACATCCACGGGCCCAAAACGCCGGGGGCGGGCGGCCTGCCGGTGGGCACCAGCGGCAGGGCGATCAACATGCTGTCCGGCGGGATCGACAGCCCGGTGGCGGCCTGGTTCATGGCCCGGCGCGGCCTGGCGCTGCACCACATCCACTTTGCAAGCCCGCCCTACACCAGCGAGGCGGCCAAGCAGAAGGTGGCCGACCTGGCCCGGATCGTGAGCGGCTACACGGGCAACTGCGTGCTGTACGTGGTGCCCTATACAAAACCCCAGGAATACATCCGCGACAACGCGCCGGACGTGCTGTTCACGGTGCTGATGCGCCGCAGCATGATGCGGATTGCAAACCGGGTGGCAAAGGAGATCGACGCCAAGGCCCTGGTGACCGGCGAGAGCCTGGCCCAGGTGGCAAGCCAGACCCTGATGGCCCTGGCCTGCACCGACGCGGCCCAGGACCTGCCGATCCTGCGGCCCCTGATTGGGCTGGACAAGACCGAGATCGTGGAGGCGGCGCGGCGCATCGGCACCTTTGAGACCAGCATCCTGCCCTACGAGGACTGCTGCACCATTTTCACCCCGCCCCACCCCAAAACAAAGCCCACCCTGGCCGAGATCGAGGCCGCCGAGGCTGCCATGCCGGGCCTGGCCGGGCTGGAAGAAACCGCCGCGCGTGAGGTGGAGCGCATTCGCATCGAGATGGAGCCCCCCCGCCGGGGCGGGGCGCTGTTCGAGCTGTAA